A stretch of Blautia liquoris DNA encodes these proteins:
- a CDS encoding PTS sugar transporter subunit IIC — protein MENKKVMDKVVGLAEKFQSNRIVRAISGGMTGVMAIMLISSFATLIGAINFWGIGTFFENTGIKSILNQIVDMTNGIIAIYIAFVVAYKMGEIYESDALNCGIVGLMSFLILTPLVEISEGSMGIGLSDVGSGGVFVAMISSVVFGRLYIFLMDKKITIKMPDVVPPVVGNAFASIIPGAAAALGSGIVYEIMANTEYDSLSNFIYAILQKPLTALGSNIIAAMFIVAVIEFFWFFGIHGVMVVMPILMAIFYGPQVANMEAYNAGKALPYLFTYGFILNNRGARSFAVALHCIFNCKSEQLKAVGKAGLVPSLFGISEPIKFGIPQVMNIRMLLPLILTPAVSVFSAWLLTVIGFLPYHNGVTLPLGFPIIVNGFFMNGWQGIVAQLVQVVLCYIIYIPFMRWEDKAHVAEEEENRRMMESEAVTE, from the coding sequence ATGGAAAATAAAAAAGTAATGGACAAGGTGGTAGGGCTTGCCGAAAAATTTCAGAGCAATCGAATTGTCCGCGCGATTTCCGGCGGTATGACAGGTGTTATGGCGATCATGCTCATCAGCAGCTTCGCAACACTCATCGGGGCAATTAACTTTTGGGGAATTGGAACATTTTTTGAAAATACTGGCATTAAAAGTATTCTCAACCAGATCGTAGATATGACAAATGGTATTATTGCAATCTATATTGCTTTTGTTGTGGCTTACAAGATGGGTGAGATCTATGAATCTGATGCTCTGAACTGCGGGATTGTCGGACTGATGTCTTTCCTTATCCTGACTCCCCTGGTCGAGATATCGGAAGGAAGCATGGGGATTGGTCTGTCGGATGTGGGCTCTGGCGGTGTATTTGTGGCAATGATATCATCCGTGGTATTCGGACGTCTGTATATTTTTCTCATGGATAAAAAAATTACAATTAAAATGCCAGATGTAGTTCCACCTGTTGTCGGAAATGCATTTGCATCCATTATACCGGGAGCTGCAGCTGCTCTTGGAAGCGGTATTGTATATGAAATTATGGCTAACACAGAATATGACAGCTTGTCAAATTTTATCTATGCAATCTTGCAGAAACCGCTCACAGCTTTGGGATCAAATATTATAGCGGCGATGTTCATTGTAGCAGTAATTGAATTTTTCTGGTTTTTTGGAATCCACGGCGTTATGGTTGTCATGCCGATTCTAATGGCTATCTTTTACGGACCGCAGGTTGCCAATATGGAGGCGTATAATGCCGGAAAGGCTCTTCCTTATCTGTTTACTTATGGTTTTATCTTAAACAATCGTGGTGCAAGAAGTTTTGCTGTTGCGCTGCATTGTATATTCAATTGTAAATCTGAGCAGTTAAAAGCAGTGGGGAAAGCGGGATTAGTTCCTTCTTTGTTCGGAATTTCTGAGCCCATTAAGTTCGGTATTCCTCAGGTTATGAATATCCGAATGCTTCTTCCGCTGATACTGACACCGGCAGTCTCTGTATTTAGTGCATGGCTGCTGACAGTTATAGGATTTTTGCCATACCATAATGGCGTTACACTTCCACTTGGATTTCCCATTATTGTAAACGGATTTTTTATGAACGGCTGGCAGGGAATCGTGGCACAGTTGGTACAGGTGGTTCTTTGCTATATCATCTATATTCCGTTTATGAGATGGGAAGACAAGGCTCATGTGGCGGAAGAAGAAGAAAATAGAAGAATGATGGAAAGCGAAGCAGTTACAGAATAA
- a CDS encoding PTS sugar transporter subunit IIA: MIELKNYDLQGIDFVFTTVPIPWELPKPIIEIGLFLHEREIPKILNVLKNQRTIPWEKYFLENGFCDSLRAQSKEDALRKICMLAREQENIGEDLFSSVMERESYGPTDFGDLIAIPHPNRGMTKHTSVYVSILEKPIPWEHHNVQIVFLTLIGTEEDKKLPNFYEVFLDFVLDKEDIECLLEARSYKKLIELLER, from the coding sequence ATGATAGAATTAAAAAATTACGATCTTCAAGGTATCGACTTTGTGTTCACCACGGTTCCAATTCCGTGGGAGCTGCCAAAACCGATCATAGAAATTGGCTTGTTCTTGCATGAAAGAGAGATCCCTAAGATTTTAAATGTTCTAAAAAACCAACGGACAATTCCCTGGGAGAAGTATTTTTTGGAGAACGGATTTTGCGATTCACTGAGGGCGCAAAGCAAAGAGGATGCTCTGAGGAAGATTTGCATGTTAGCCAGGGAACAGGAAAATATTGGGGAGGATTTGTTTTCTTCCGTGATGGAACGAGAAAGCTATGGTCCTACAGATTTTGGGGATTTGATTGCAATACCACATCCAAATCGAGGGATGACAAAACATACAAGCGTTTATGTCTCAATCCTGGAAAAACCAATTCCCTGGGAACATCATAATGTCCAGATTGTCTTTTTGACCTTGATCGGAACAGAAGAGGATAAGAAATTACCCAACTTTTATGAAGTCTTCCTAGATTTTGTTTTAGACAAAGAGGATATCGAATGCCTGTTGGAGGCACGAAGTTATAAGAAATTAATAGAATTGTTAGAGAGATAA
- a CDS encoding PTS sugar transporter subunit IIB, whose amino-acid sequence MIYITLVCAGGMSTSILAKKMEKEAKSQGKEVKVTAMSESAFKTYKEPTDVLLLGPQVGYILERMKKDYEPKGIKVQVIDRMAYGQINGKAVLESALALLKES is encoded by the coding sequence ATGATTTATATTACGTTGGTTTGTGCAGGAGGAATGTCTACGAGTATTCTGGCAAAGAAGATGGAGAAGGAGGCGAAGAGCCAGGGAAAAGAAGTGAAGGTAACAGCCATGTCTGAATCTGCCTTTAAAACTTACAAGGAACCGACCGATGTTCTGCTTTTAGGACCCCAGGTCGGATACATTCTGGAACGAATGAAAAAAGACTATGAACCGAAAGGAATCAAGGTACAGGTGATCGATCGGATGGCCTATGGTCAGATTAATGGAAAAGCAGTTCTGGAGAGTGCACTTGCTCTGTTAAAGGAATCCTGA
- a CDS encoding carbohydrate-binding domain-containing protein → MKTKYLISGVLLSVMLIAGMTGCGSTSNTSSSSNTRSSTTTAAKTAAAASTKVEAADISYDEDDKDDAWSKDDVTTITLDDSSVKIDGSDASETDGVITIKNAGTYEISGTLLDGQIVVEANSDDVVHIVLNGANITSSDGPVINGTQSGKIILTLAEGTENKLTDGNNYSDLDDDEEPDAAIFSKDDLTINGAGTLNVKGNYKNGIHGKDGVKVISGVISIDAVNHAVSGKDYIAVSGGTLNLTSVEDALHSATDVQVTDGKITISAGDDAIHADSTVTIDGGTILIDKSNEGIEGTVVTINDGDISVTSSDDGINGSNGLTDNSSDTSDASSGQDTKNGPGRMGGSMENDENVLVTINGGKIYINAEGDSIDSNGSLTITGGETVIDGTVSGGNGILDYNGKGIITGGTLIGVGTSDMAQSFSDGSTQYSLLYGFDSSKNAGTKVSLKDSSGSEMISTTAAKTYQAVVISFPDLSKGGTYSLYINDTKVEDITLDSVSTQAGNISGQGRPGGESGQGDPPKMQEGGQGRGPGKK, encoded by the coding sequence ATGAAAACAAAGTATTTAATCTCAGGTGTATTATTATCTGTGATGCTCATAGCCGGCATGACCGGATGTGGGAGCACATCAAATACAAGCAGCAGCTCCAATACGAGGAGTTCAACGACAACAGCGGCGAAGACAGCTGCGGCAGCATCTACAAAGGTAGAAGCCGCAGATATCAGCTATGACGAGGATGATAAAGATGATGCATGGAGCAAAGATGATGTCACAACCATTACGCTGGATGATTCTTCTGTGAAGATTGATGGTTCTGACGCATCTGAAACAGATGGCGTTATTACGATTAAAAATGCAGGGACCTATGAGATCAGTGGAACTCTTTTGGATGGGCAGATTGTTGTGGAGGCAAATTCCGATGATGTTGTTCATATTGTGCTTAACGGAGCGAATATCACTTCTTCTGACGGTCCGGTGATTAATGGAACACAGAGTGGAAAGATCATACTTACTCTGGCGGAAGGAACAGAAAACAAATTGACCGATGGAAACAATTACAGTGATCTGGATGATGACGAGGAGCCAGATGCGGCCATATTCAGCAAAGATGATCTTACAATCAACGGAGCCGGGACACTGAATGTCAAAGGCAATTATAAGAATGGTATTCATGGAAAAGACGGTGTAAAGGTTATTAGTGGAGTTATCAGTATAGATGCTGTAAACCACGCAGTCAGTGGAAAAGACTATATCGCGGTCAGCGGAGGCACATTAAATCTGACTTCTGTTGAGGACGCACTTCATTCGGCTACGGATGTCCAGGTTACTGATGGTAAGATTACGATCAGTGCAGGAGATGATGCAATCCATGCAGACAGTACAGTGACGATAGATGGCGGTACGATTTTGATAGACAAAAGTAATGAAGGAATTGAAGGTACGGTTGTCACCATCAATGATGGAGACATTTCTGTTACTTCCTCGGACGATGGAATTAACGGATCCAACGGACTGACAGATAATTCGTCAGATACTTCAGATGCATCCTCCGGTCAAGACACTAAAAATGGACCGGGAAGAATGGGAGGATCCATGGAAAACGATGAGAATGTTCTGGTCACGATTAATGGCGGGAAGATATACATCAATGCTGAAGGAGATTCCATCGATTCGAACGGCAGCCTGACAATCACAGGAGGAGAGACAGTAATTGATGGGACAGTCAGCGGAGGCAACGGAATTCTCGATTATAACGGCAAAGGGATAATCACAGGAGGGACACTGATAGGGGTGGGAACCTCGGATATGGCACAGAGTTTTTCGGACGGTTCCACACAATATAGTCTGTTGTATGGTTTTGACTCTTCAAAAAATGCCGGAACAAAGGTTTCACTAAAAGATTCTTCCGGAAGTGAAATGATATCGACCACAGCGGCAAAAACGTATCAGGCAGTTGTAATCAGTTTTCCCGATCTATCTAAAGGTGGTACGTATTCTCTGTATATCAATGATACAAAAGTTGAAGATATTACACTTGATTCAGTCAGCACGCAAGCCGGAAATATCAGCGGTCAGGGCAGACCAGGTGGCGAAAGCGGTCAGGGAGATCCTCCAAAGATGCAAGAGGGTGGACAGGGACGGGGCCCCGGTAAAAAATAA
- a CDS encoding PTS lactose/cellobiose transporter subunit IIA: protein MDLEEQIMNMIADGGEAKSRAMEAIQAAKRTQFEAAEEKMRECEEALTRAHQIQTELLTSEAAEPETVTVSLLMVHAQDHLMNAITTSDLAMEFIEMYKKMNTILSGKEK from the coding sequence ATGGATTTAGAAGAACAGATTATGAACATGATTGCCGATGGCGGAGAAGCCAAGAGCAGAGCCATGGAAGCAATCCAGGCGGCAAAGCGTACACAATTTGAGGCTGCAGAGGAAAAGATGAGAGAATGTGAAGAAGCTTTAACGCGGGCGCATCAGATTCAGACAGAACTTTTAACCAGCGAAGCAGCCGAGCCGGAGACCGTTACCGTATCACTTCTTATGGTTCATGCGCAGGATCATCTTATGAATGCCATCACTACCAGCGATCTGGCCATGGAATTCATTGAAATGTATAAAAAGATGAATACAATTTTATCGGGAAAGGAGAAATAA
- a CDS encoding bifunctional glycosyltransferase family 2/GtrA family protein yields MNENIRIALIPAYEPDVKLIVLLYSLRDSNFRSIVIDDGSGEKYAEIFRWASEFSTILTHPRNCGKGKAIKTALTYIREKFEEPYTVVTMDADGQHQISDAIRICDAAEKKPDTLILGSRVLKKKVPIRSRIGNSITRGVFTVSTGLHIHDTQTGLRAFDSRQVPAMLSIPGERYEYEMNVLLEFAHEKRSIEEIEIPAVYFDNNSGSHFDTVKDSYRIYKEIAKFSASSFLSFLTDYSLYSIFTVFTGEFGGIGLMASNVTARIVSSIVNFTLNRKFVFHIENNLWQSALKYFTLAAGILIGDTFVLNRIVANTTLNPYVAKLITEAFFFIISWFEQHLFVFRKEGKSRTRKRTA; encoded by the coding sequence ATGAATGAGAATATACGTATTGCACTGATCCCGGCATATGAACCAGATGTGAAGCTGATAGTTTTGCTTTACAGTCTGAGGGATTCGAATTTCAGGAGTATTGTAATCGACGATGGAAGTGGAGAGAAATATGCTGAGATATTTCGTTGGGCATCAGAATTTTCAACTATACTGACTCATCCAAGAAATTGTGGAAAAGGAAAGGCGATTAAAACGGCACTTACTTATATCAGAGAAAAATTCGAAGAGCCATATACGGTTGTGACGATGGATGCGGATGGTCAGCACCAAATCAGTGATGCAATCAGAATCTGTGATGCTGCCGAAAAGAAACCGGATACTCTTATCTTGGGTAGCCGGGTTCTGAAAAAAAAGGTTCCGATTCGAAGCAGAATAGGAAACAGCATAACACGTGGCGTATTTACAGTATCCACAGGTCTTCATATTCACGATACACAGACAGGTCTTCGGGCGTTTGACAGCAGACAGGTTCCTGCCATGCTCTCCATACCGGGAGAGCGGTATGAATATGAGATGAATGTACTTCTGGAATTTGCTCATGAAAAACGCTCAATAGAGGAAATAGAGATTCCGGCTGTATATTTTGACAATAACAGTGGTTCGCACTTTGATACAGTAAAGGATTCTTATCGGATTTATAAGGAAATTGCCAAGTTTTCAGCTTCGTCATTTTTAAGTTTTCTGACGGATTATAGTCTGTATAGTATCTTCACTGTTTTCACGGGAGAATTTGGCGGAATTGGGTTAATGGCATCGAATGTGACAGCACGGATTGTCAGTTCTATAGTCAATTTCACCTTGAATAGAAAGTTTGTCTTTCATATTGAAAATAATCTATGGCAGTCAGCACTTAAGTATTTTACACTTGCAGCAGGAATTCTGATCGGTGATACCTTTGTACTCAACAGGATTGTCGCAAATACCACACTCAATCCATACGTGGCAAAACTGATTACGGAAGCATTTTTCTTCATCATAAGCTGGTTTGAGCAACACCTGTTTGTTTTTAGAAAAGAAGGAAAGTCAAGAACAAGAAAGAGAACAGCATGA
- a CDS encoding DUF4956 domain-containing protein, producing the protein MLNSILSTAETSSISLEQFLACTAVSLILGIMILLVHCYKNRASKNFLLTLAILPVIVQVVIMIVNGNLGTGVAVMGAFSLVRFRSVPGNSREIANIFLAMAVGLAAGVGYLGIAVILFVIVAVLQILLMVVPLLGENHYEKDLKITIPENLDYQNIFDDVFDTYTTHTQLDKVRTVNMGSLYELRYRVVLKDQRKEKEFLDALRCRNGNLGITCGRPAAGREEL; encoded by the coding sequence ATGCTTAACAGTATATTATCTACAGCAGAAACATCATCGATCAGTCTGGAGCAATTTCTGGCTTGTACTGCGGTATCATTGATACTGGGAATTATGATTTTATTGGTACACTGCTATAAAAACAGAGCTTCTAAGAACTTTTTACTGACACTGGCGATTCTTCCTGTGATCGTACAAGTCGTCATCATGATTGTAAATGGTAATCTTGGAACAGGAGTTGCAGTCATGGGAGCATTTTCGCTGGTACGTTTTCGTTCCGTGCCGGGGAATTCGAGAGAGATTGCAAATATATTCCTTGCAATGGCCGTTGGACTTGCAGCCGGTGTCGGATATCTGGGAATTGCAGTAATTCTGTTTGTCATTGTGGCAGTACTGCAGATTCTGCTGATGGTCGTGCCATTACTTGGTGAGAATCATTATGAGAAAGATTTGAAGATCACGATTCCGGAGAATCTGGATTATCAGAATATTTTTGACGATGTGTTCGATACATATACAACACATACACAACTGGATAAAGTGCGAACCGTCAATATGGGAAGTCTGTATGAGTTACGTTACCGTGTGGTACTGAAAGATCAAAGGAAGGAAAAAGAGTTTCTGGATGCACTCAGGTGCAGAAATGGAAATCTTGGCATCACATGTGGCAGACCCGCTGCAGGACGTGAGGAATTATAA
- a CDS encoding polyphosphate polymerase domain-containing protein, which translates to MKTAVKQVQKIFKRTEKKYLLTREQYSVIHEVLSKRMEPDMYAEYSICNIYYDTRDFSLIRTSIEKPIYKEKIRLRSYGVPGDYDKVFLEIKKKSQGIVGKRRIILSLQEAEQYLNKGIYPDSLDCQILHEIDFAKDRYQVVPAAYISYDREALSGLEDKNLRITFDQNILCRKEDLHLNSKRYGVPILEENQILMEIKIPGSMPIWLARLLSELKIFPTSFSKYGTYYQQHLLSECFLFLPKSAQRVTNVNNVSRGGVRYNA; encoded by the coding sequence ATGAAGACAGCAGTAAAGCAAGTGCAGAAAATTTTTAAGAGAACCGAAAAGAAATATTTGCTTACTAGAGAACAGTACAGTGTGATTCATGAGGTTCTGTCCAAAAGAATGGAACCGGATATGTATGCAGAATATTCTATCTGTAATATCTATTATGACACCCGTGATTTCAGCCTGATTCGTACATCTATTGAGAAACCAATATATAAGGAAAAAATCAGACTTCGAAGTTATGGAGTTCCTGGTGATTATGATAAAGTATTTCTGGAAATAAAGAAGAAATCGCAGGGAATTGTCGGAAAAAGAAGGATTATTCTGTCGCTTCAGGAGGCGGAACAATACCTGAACAAAGGTATTTATCCTGATAGTTTGGACTGTCAGATCTTACATGAGATAGATTTTGCCAAAGACAGGTACCAGGTGGTACCGGCTGCCTATATCTCTTATGATCGTGAAGCATTGTCCGGACTGGAGGATAAGAACTTAAGAATCACTTTCGACCAGAACATTCTCTGTCGTAAGGAAGACTTGCATCTCAATTCGAAGAGATATGGGGTTCCGATTCTCGAAGAAAATCAGATTCTTATGGAAATAAAGATTCCAGGATCAATGCCGATATGGCTTGCGAGACTGCTTTCAGAACTGAAGATCTTTCCTACTTCATTTTCTAAATATGGCACATATTATCAACAACATCTCTTGTCGGAATGTTTTTTGTTTTTGCCGAAATCAGCACAGAGAGTGACAAACGTAAACAATGTAAGTAGGGGAGGTGTAAGATATAATGCTTAA
- a CDS encoding phosphodiester glycosidase family protein has protein sequence MKKNLKKRVWEVLFYLILTAFTAYVALDTFVITHVYQSVESESNTTTAKAATISSMSTSSLSATSAEDSYSDGNITIKITEEHVDDTTVYVADVTLASADSLKTAFAQNAYGQNLTETTSETASENNAILAINGDYYGAQRSGYVLRNGILYRDTAEEKQEDLVIGTDGSFKIINESDVPASELLEDGAEQILSFGPGLVSNGNVTVTEGEEVGKAKVSNPRTAIGIIDDLHYVFVVSDGRTNESTGLSLYQLAEFMDGLGVETAYNLDGGGSSTMYFKGTVINNPTTGGGKISERKVSDIVYIG, from the coding sequence ATGAAAAAAAATCTTAAGAAAAGAGTATGGGAGGTTTTGTTTTACCTGATTCTGACTGCATTTACAGCTTATGTGGCATTAGACACTTTCGTTATCACCCATGTATATCAGTCAGTTGAATCTGAAAGTAATACTACCACCGCAAAGGCGGCGACAATTAGTTCGATGAGTACCTCTTCTTTGAGTGCAACATCTGCGGAAGACAGTTATAGCGATGGAAATATTACAATAAAAATTACCGAGGAACATGTTGATGATACCACAGTCTATGTTGCAGACGTAACTCTTGCATCGGCCGATTCTTTGAAAACAGCTTTTGCACAAAACGCATATGGACAGAATCTGACGGAAACTACTTCAGAGACAGCATCCGAAAACAATGCAATTCTTGCAATCAATGGTGATTATTATGGTGCGCAGAGATCAGGATATGTACTTAGAAACGGAATCCTGTACAGAGATACAGCCGAAGAGAAGCAGGAAGATCTGGTAATAGGGACTGATGGATCCTTTAAGATTATTAATGAGAGTGATGTACCTGCGTCCGAATTGCTGGAAGACGGGGCTGAGCAGATCTTATCTTTCGGACCGGGACTTGTTAGTAATGGCAATGTGACAGTCACAGAAGGGGAGGAAGTCGGTAAGGCAAAGGTGAGCAATCCAAGAACCGCAATTGGAATAATTGATGATCTGCATTATGTTTTCGTTGTATCAGACGGCCGTACAAATGAAAGTACCGGTCTGTCCCTTTACCAGCTGGCTGAGTTTATGGATGGGCTTGGCGTAGAAACCGCTTATAATCTGGATGGTGGCGGATCATCCACAATGTATTTTAAAGGAACTGTGATTAACAATCCGACCACAGGCGGAGGCAAGATCTCGGAAAGGAAGGTGAGTGATATTGTCTACATTGGATAA
- a CDS encoding BglG family transcription antiterminator, with the protein MKDNLFELYKKMSATTYISAEKLAKVTGVSVKTVRNRLSTLDEWLKKNDASLISKPRYGYRISTENYDVLYQKLMQEQEDRQGVPDNLQERVQYVLLYLLCQDHYVKTDDLILFLYISKGTLSGVLKETEKILNNYQLHLDRRPNYGIKVIGKEFDIRNCMLEYFVKRSLPDLDEKKQKMDIDYIAALTENLTRKYDVHLSEISYENIVLILYITLDRLKREHYVESLDEQQNIDRNTPEFHMLEEITDNIEKDYSVIFHKEELDYLYLHLMSKQTTKGESTHIVIGEEVSNLVDDMLEFLYHETMFDFYSDLEVQMLLKQHMAKMDIRIRYHIFLKNPMLQEIKDHHFTAYTIATMASTVLKNHYKTDIPEEETGYLALIFSIGLECRESEKNRNFISSLYVHQEKGVLNC; encoded by the coding sequence ATGAAAGACAATTTGTTTGAATTATACAAAAAGATGTCTGCAACAACCTATATTTCTGCGGAGAAATTGGCCAAAGTTACAGGTGTCAGTGTAAAGACCGTTCGAAACCGTCTAAGTACATTGGATGAGTGGCTGAAAAAGAATGATGCTTCTTTAATCTCAAAGCCGAGATATGGATATCGGATCTCTACAGAAAACTATGATGTGTTGTATCAAAAATTGATGCAGGAACAGGAAGATAGACAGGGGGTACCAGATAACTTACAGGAGCGAGTTCAGTATGTCCTGCTGTATCTGTTATGCCAGGACCACTATGTCAAGACCGATGATTTGATTCTCTTTTTATACATATCGAAGGGAACGCTGTCAGGAGTTCTAAAGGAAACAGAAAAGATTTTAAATAATTACCAGCTCCATCTGGACAGGCGCCCCAATTACGGAATAAAAGTGATCGGAAAAGAATTTGATATTCGTAATTGTATGTTGGAATATTTTGTGAAAAGAAGCCTGCCTGATCTCGACGAAAAAAAGCAAAAAATGGATATCGATTATATTGCGGCCTTAACTGAAAACCTTACAAGAAAATATGATGTGCATTTATCGGAAATATCATATGAAAATATTGTATTAATCTTATACATTACATTAGATCGGCTGAAAAGAGAGCATTACGTGGAGAGTTTGGATGAACAGCAGAATATAGACAGGAATACGCCCGAGTTTCACATGCTTGAGGAGATCACAGATAATATAGAAAAGGATTATTCTGTGATTTTTCATAAGGAAGAACTTGATTATCTTTATCTACATTTGATGAGTAAACAGACAACAAAGGGAGAAAGCACCCATATTGTAATCGGCGAAGAAGTCAGTAATCTTGTCGATGATATGTTAGAATTTTTATATCATGAGACCATGTTTGACTTTTACAGTGATCTGGAAGTACAGATGTTGCTGAAACAGCACATGGCCAAGATGGATATTCGAATCCGTTATCATATTTTTTTAAAAAACCCCATGCTGCAGGAGATAAAAGATCATCATTTTACGGCATATACGATAGCAACGATGGCTTCTACGGTTCTAAAGAACCATTATAAAACCGATATCCCCGAGGAAGAAACGGGATATTTGGCTTTGATCTTTTCCATTGGATTGGAATGCAGAGAAAGTGAAAAAAACAGAAATTTCATATCCTCATTGTATGTACATCAGGAAAAGGGAGTTCTCAACTGCTGA
- a CDS encoding tyrosine-protein phosphatase, with product MKTERQVVLEGAYNFRDIGGYRTIDGKKVKKGLLYRSDELCYCTQKDVHTLEQLGLKSIIDYRGDREWKEKEDVHIENVTIYHLDPKADTAAMASAGLADLKEQGYGELTADAARKLMVEQNRQFVLTESSKCVYGKMFELILDQKNLPLVQHCRGGKDRTGYGVALILLLLGVDQDTVLQDYMDTNVCKYEKNQKSLQAVSEMPNREDFVQALRYLKEASEEFLLTALDEIKKRYGTVSEYAMQELGMTKEKQKTLKDMFLEEG from the coding sequence ATGAAAACAGAGAGACAGGTAGTACTGGAAGGCGCATATAATTTCCGTGATATCGGAGGGTATCGAACCATAGATGGAAAAAAGGTTAAAAAAGGTCTTTTATACCGTTCCGATGAATTGTGTTACTGTACACAAAAGGATGTACATACGCTGGAACAGTTAGGTCTAAAAAGTATTATTGATTATCGCGGGGATCGAGAATGGAAGGAAAAGGAAGATGTTCACATAGAAAATGTGACGATCTATCATCTGGATCCGAAAGCAGACACGGCTGCCATGGCATCGGCCGGTCTTGCAGATCTGAAAGAACAAGGATATGGGGAATTGACAGCTGATGCTGCAAGAAAGCTGATGGTGGAACAGAATCGTCAGTTTGTCTTGACAGAGAGCAGCAAATGTGTTTATGGGAAGATGTTTGAACTTATTCTGGATCAAAAAAATCTGCCGCTGGTACAGCACTGCCGCGGCGGAAAAGACAGGACAGGTTATGGAGTGGCTTTGATTCTACTTCTGTTGGGTGTTGATCAGGATACGGTATTGCAAGATTATATGGACACAAATGTGTGTAAGTATGAAAAAAATCAGAAAAGTCTGCAAGCGGTGTCCGAGATGCCAAACAGGGAGGATTTTGTTCAGGCGCTGCGTTACTTAAAGGAGGCAAGCGAAGAATTCCTTTTGACGGCACTGGATGAAATAAAAAAACGTTATGGTACGGTTTCGGAATATGCCATGCAGGAACTGGGTATGACAAAGGAAAAGCAAAAAACACTAAAAGATATGTTCTTGGAGGAAGGATAA